A stretch of Xanthocytophaga agilis DNA encodes these proteins:
- a CDS encoding helix-turn-helix transcriptional regulator, which produces MTSIKNPSMDNASNTIASRIHYLRTRIAGLTRTDFAQKLGSKPVNIAILERGIRKPSTKLLDKFQQVYDVNINWLLTGTGNVLIEKI; this is translated from the coding sequence ATGACATCTATAAAAAACCCATCAATGGATAACGCCAGCAATACGATTGCAAGCCGTATCCATTACCTTCGTACCCGAATTGCGGGTTTGACACGGACTGACTTTGCACAGAAACTAGGCAGTAAACCTGTCAATATCGCAATATTGGAGCGAGGTATACGTAAGCCTAGCACGAAGTTACTTGACAAATTTCAACAGGTATACGATGTCAATATTAATTGGCTATTGACAGGAACAGGGAATGTTCTGATAGAAAAAATTTAG
- a CDS encoding cold shock domain-containing protein: MQQGTVKFFNNLKGFGFIKSNSSNEEIFVHVSGLIDEIKENDKVTFDVEKGKKGLNAVNVQLA, from the coding sequence ATGCAACAAGGTACCGTAAAATTTTTTAATAATCTGAAAGGATTCGGATTCATTAAGTCAAACTCTTCCAATGAAGAGATTTTTGTTCATGTTTCAGGCTTGATTGATGAGATCAAAGAGAACGATAAAGTTACCTTTGATGTAGAGAAAGGAAAGAAGGGTTTAAATGCCGTGAATGTTCAACTGGCTTAA
- a CDS encoding cold shock domain-containing protein, whose translation MAKSRETYNKKENVVKKQKKKQDKAEKRAERKTHSDKGKSVEEMFAYVDADGNITSIPPDPKQKRAIKQDEIVIGVARQAPADPALDVRKGKVTFFNEAKGYGFIKDSDSQQSVFVHVKELRQPIKENDRVTFLIEQREKGPSAVSVQLAS comes from the coding sequence ATGGCAAAATCCAGAGAAACGTATAATAAGAAAGAAAACGTAGTAAAAAAACAAAAAAAGAAACAGGATAAAGCAGAAAAAAGAGCCGAACGAAAGACCCACTCAGATAAAGGAAAAAGTGTAGAAGAAATGTTTGCTTATGTAGATGCAGATGGTAATATTACCTCTATCCCACCAGATCCCAAACAAAAAAGAGCCATCAAGCAGGATGAGATTGTGATTGGAGTAGCCAGACAGGCTCCTGCTGATCCGGCATTGGATGTGAGAAAAGGCAAAGTCACTTTCTTTAATGAAGCCAAAGGCTATGGGTTTATCAAAGATTCAGACAGTCAGCAAAGTGTTTTTGTACATGTAAAAGAACTCCGTCAGCCTATCAAAGAGAATGATCGTGTAACCTTTCTGATTGAACAACGGGAAAAAGGGCCTAGTGCTGTCAGTGTACAACTGGCAAGCTAG
- the fabV gene encoding enoyl-ACP reductase FabV — protein MIIEPRIRGFICLTAHPEGCKQNVVNQINYVKSKGAINGPKKVLVIGASTGFGLASRITSAFGAGAATIGVYFEKPPAEGKTASPGWYNTAAFEAEAQKAGLYAKSINGDAFSDEIKQKTMDLIKADLGTVDLVIYSLASPRRTHPKTGVVYNSALKPIGQTFTNKTVNFHTGVVSEISITPASEEDITNTIAVMGGEDWAMWIEALKGANLLSPGATTVAYSYIGPALTEPVYRKGTIGRAKDDLEATAFTIADSLKDINGQAYVSVNKALVTQASSAIPVIPLYISLLYKVMKEEGIHEGCIEQMQRLFQTRLFAGSAIPTDEKGRIRIDDWEMREDVQAKVAALWEQSTTESLPEIGDLAGYKADFMNLFGFDVAGVDYQADANEMVQVPGLVE, from the coding sequence ATGATTATTGAACCTAGAATACGTGGTTTTATCTGTCTGACAGCACACCCGGAAGGATGTAAGCAGAATGTAGTCAATCAGATTAATTATGTCAAATCCAAAGGCGCAATCAACGGGCCTAAGAAGGTGTTGGTTATTGGGGCTTCTACCGGGTTCGGCTTAGCTTCGCGCATTACCAGTGCTTTTGGAGCAGGTGCTGCTACCATTGGAGTATATTTTGAAAAGCCTCCTGCAGAAGGCAAAACTGCTTCGCCCGGCTGGTATAATACAGCTGCTTTCGAGGCAGAAGCTCAGAAAGCAGGACTATATGCCAAAAGTATCAATGGGGATGCTTTTTCGGACGAGATCAAACAGAAGACCATGGATCTGATCAAGGCAGATCTGGGAACTGTAGATCTGGTGATTTATAGTCTGGCTTCACCAAGAAGAACACATCCTAAAACAGGAGTAGTCTATAATTCGGCTCTGAAACCTATCGGACAAACGTTTACTAACAAAACGGTTAACTTCCATACAGGAGTTGTTTCTGAAATTAGCATCACGCCTGCTTCAGAGGAAGATATTACCAATACTATTGCCGTAATGGGTGGTGAAGACTGGGCGATGTGGATTGAAGCATTAAAAGGTGCTAATCTGCTTTCTCCTGGTGCTACTACTGTGGCTTATTCATACATTGGACCTGCACTGACAGAACCTGTATACCGTAAAGGAACTATTGGTCGTGCCAAAGATGATCTGGAAGCTACTGCTTTTACCATTGCAGATAGCCTGAAAGATATCAATGGACAGGCATATGTTTCTGTAAATAAAGCATTGGTAACCCAGGCCAGCTCTGCCATTCCTGTAATTCCATTGTATATTTCCCTGCTATATAAGGTGATGAAAGAGGAAGGTATCCATGAAGGTTGTATCGAACAGATGCAGCGTTTATTCCAGACTCGTTTGTTTGCAGGATCTGCTATACCAACTGATGAGAAAGGTCGTATCCGTATTGATGACTGGGAAATGAGAGAAGATGTGCAGGCTAAAGTCGCTGCTTTGTGGGAACAGTCTACTACAGAGTCATTGCCTGAGATTGGAGATCTGGCTGGCTATAAAGCCGATTTTATGAATCTGTTTGGGTTTGATGTGGCAGGTGTAGATTATCAGGCTGATGCCAATGAAATGGTTCAGGTACCTGGATTGGTAGAATAA
- a CDS encoding DUF1028 domain-containing protein gives MKKYKLHATESQHHASTGKLYQSDPMRFSVLLACFLSISTTTLATWSIIIVDPVTKEIGIAGASCTYNCYGIGQIIPGKGAIIVQAMSNKDARRKGLNMIEAGASPEKIIAALHDPLFDPEKQQYAVVTLSHLATPATYTGAATHTSHGTLTAAGVSVQGNTLASEEELKAILDAVIQGQQDSLRIDEILMRALEAGSTAGGDKRCGEQRATSAFLMVAKPTDKRKPYLVLQFFGQKRGGLNAVSLLRGKYERWKSKHQS, from the coding sequence TTGAAAAAATACAAACTTCATGCAACTGAAAGTCAGCATCACGCATCTACAGGGAAACTATACCAATCTGATCCTATGCGATTTAGTGTACTTCTGGCCTGTTTTCTTAGTATTTCCACAACGACCTTAGCCACCTGGTCTATTATTATTGTAGATCCTGTTACAAAAGAAATTGGCATAGCAGGAGCCTCTTGTACCTATAATTGCTATGGCATTGGACAGATTATACCAGGTAAAGGTGCTATTATAGTACAAGCGATGAGTAACAAAGATGCCAGACGTAAAGGACTTAACATGATTGAAGCTGGAGCGTCTCCCGAAAAAATTATTGCAGCTTTGCATGATCCGTTATTTGATCCCGAAAAACAACAATATGCTGTTGTTACTCTTTCCCACCTCGCTACACCTGCCACATATACAGGTGCGGCTACCCATACCTCTCATGGCACATTGACAGCTGCAGGCGTTTCTGTACAAGGCAATACTTTGGCTTCAGAGGAAGAATTAAAAGCTATTCTGGATGCTGTGATACAGGGACAACAGGATTCTCTGCGTATTGATGAAATTCTGATGCGTGCACTGGAAGCTGGTTCTACTGCGGGAGGAGACAAACGCTGTGGCGAACAACGAGCCACTAGTGCGTTTCTGATGGTAGCCAAACCCACGGACAAACGAAAGCCCTATCTGGTTTTGCAGTTTTTTGGTCAGAAAAGAGGGGGTCTTAATGCTGTGTCACTTTTGCGTGGTAAGTATGAGAGATGGAAATCAAAGCATCAATCATAG
- a CDS encoding alpha-ketoglutarate-dependent dioxygenase AlkB family protein, whose protein sequence is MDLFNTDPIVNILPADGIAHYYGKILSATDARYYLNQLLQTIEWKNDEVVIFGKHIVTKRMAAWYGDEKFEYTYSNTTKQALLWTSDLLKLKTLVEQITGSTFNSCLLNLYHTGNEGMSWHSDDEKALGPDTEIASLSLGAERKFSFRHKQTKQTTSVILENGSLLVMKGTTQTYWHHALPKTKKVSRPRVNLTFRTIIL, encoded by the coding sequence ATGGACTTATTTAATACTGACCCTATTGTAAATATATTACCTGCAGATGGAATTGCACACTACTATGGAAAGATTCTGTCTGCAACGGATGCCCGCTACTACCTGAATCAACTACTTCAGACTATTGAATGGAAAAATGATGAAGTAGTTATTTTTGGTAAACACATTGTTACCAAACGGATGGCAGCCTGGTATGGAGATGAGAAATTCGAGTATACTTACTCAAATACTACCAAGCAGGCCCTACTCTGGACTTCTGATCTGCTAAAATTAAAAACATTGGTTGAACAAATAACCGGATCAACCTTCAATTCCTGTCTGTTAAACCTCTATCATACTGGCAACGAAGGCATGTCATGGCATAGCGATGATGAGAAAGCCCTGGGACCCGATACCGAGATTGCCTCTCTGAGTCTGGGGGCTGAACGTAAATTTTCTTTCAGACACAAACAAACCAAACAGACTACTTCTGTAATTCTGGAGAATGGTAGCTTGTTGGTGATGAAAGGGACAACTCAGACATACTGGCATCATGCACTACCTAAAACTAAAAAAGTTTCCAGACCCAGAGTTAATCTGACCTTTCGCACAATTATATTGTAA
- a CDS encoding Ada metal-binding domain-containing protein: protein MISHSMLTDRLLWHKIRHREIILGGNAKLKIYGTLHCASGKRMKRENRVFFRSEEDAITHGYRPCAHCMRHTYQKWKNGLI, encoded by the coding sequence ATGATATCACATAGTATGCTGACAGATCGTCTTTTGTGGCATAAAATCCGACATCGGGAGATTATATTAGGAGGTAATGCTAAACTGAAAATTTATGGAACTTTACATTGTGCATCCGGTAAGCGAATGAAAAGAGAGAACCGTGTGTTTTTCAGATCAGAGGAGGATGCTATCACACATGGTTACAGGCCTTGTGCACATTGCATGAGGCATACTTATCAAAAGTGGAAAAATGGACTTATTTAA
- a CDS encoding 2OG-Fe(II) oxygenase, with product MQSIKEKIDALNWQSITTEMNEKGFACLSVLLSETQCEELIQQYDDPSLYRKTVVMERYRFGLGEYKYFQYPLPDTIQTIRESVYEHLAPVANGWMKALHIDKIFPDTFAELQSLCHLHGQQKPTVLILKYGKGGHNTLHQDLYGEIFFPIQIVLFLNEPGQDFTGGEFVLMQQTPRAQSKAMVLTPRKGDMVLFTTSFRPVKGSKGYYRAAMKHGVSELHSGERHTLGIIFHDALS from the coding sequence ATGCAATCTATAAAAGAAAAGATTGATGCACTGAACTGGCAGTCAATCACTACAGAGATGAATGAAAAAGGCTTTGCCTGTCTATCTGTTTTGCTGTCTGAGACACAATGCGAAGAACTAATTCAACAATACGATGATCCTTCCCTGTATCGCAAGACAGTTGTTATGGAGCGTTACCGCTTTGGATTAGGGGAATACAAGTATTTTCAGTATCCCTTGCCGGATACCATACAAACTATACGGGAATCTGTGTATGAACACCTAGCACCTGTTGCCAATGGCTGGATGAAAGCCTTACACATAGATAAAATCTTTCCCGATACATTTGCTGAATTGCAGTCGCTTTGCCATTTGCATGGACAGCAGAAGCCAACCGTGCTGATACTGAAATATGGCAAGGGAGGACATAATACACTGCATCAGGATTTGTATGGAGAGATCTTTTTTCCTATTCAGATTGTTTTATTTCTGAATGAACCGGGACAGGATTTTACAGGTGGTGAATTTGTGTTGATGCAACAAACTCCACGTGCTCAATCCAAAGCTATGGTACTAACTCCACGAAAAGGAGATATGGTGTTATTTACGACCAGTTTTCGTCCGGTGAAAGGGAGCAAAGGGTATTACCGGGCAGCTATGAAACATGGGGTAAGTGAACTTCACAGTGGCGAACGCCATACCTTGGGAATTATTTTTCACGATGCACTAAGCTGA
- a CDS encoding methylated-DNA--[protein]-cysteine S-methyltransferase, translated as MNTQEQIHYNRIAEAIDYIRQNFKDQPNLDEVAEKVHLSPFHFQRLFTDWAGVSPKKFLQYISIEHAKQILKNRQVSLSEAAYETGLSGTSRLHDLFVTIEGMTPGEFKNGGENLSINYSYAESPFGNIIVASTAKGICYMAFAENEQIALQDLQQHFPNARFRQMLDLLQQNALYIFTHDWSKLDQVRLHLKGTDFQLKVWEALLRIPMGHLSTYGEIAGKINQPNASRAVGTAIGSNPVAFLIPCHRVIQASGTIGGYMWGSTRKTAMIGWEAAKTIITD; from the coding sequence ATGAACACACAGGAACAGATTCACTATAATCGCATTGCAGAGGCAATAGATTATATACGACAAAACTTTAAAGACCAGCCTAACCTGGATGAGGTAGCAGAAAAAGTACACCTGAGCCCTTTTCACTTCCAACGTCTTTTTACAGACTGGGCAGGAGTGAGTCCTAAAAAATTTCTTCAGTATATCAGTATAGAACATGCCAAGCAGATCTTAAAGAATAGACAAGTATCTCTATCCGAAGCTGCCTATGAAACCGGATTATCCGGTACAAGCAGACTACACGACCTTTTTGTAACCATAGAAGGAATGACACCCGGAGAGTTTAAGAACGGAGGGGAGAATCTATCTATTAACTATAGCTATGCAGAAAGTCCTTTCGGCAATATCATTGTGGCCTCCACAGCCAAAGGCATTTGTTATATGGCATTTGCTGAGAATGAACAGATAGCCTTACAGGATCTGCAGCAACACTTTCCTAACGCCCGCTTTCGACAAATGCTGGATCTGCTTCAGCAGAATGCCTTGTATATCTTTACCCATGACTGGAGCAAGCTGGATCAGGTTCGGTTGCATCTAAAGGGTACAGACTTTCAACTCAAGGTGTGGGAGGCCCTTTTACGTATTCCTATGGGACATTTATCTACCTATGGAGAAATAGCAGGCAAAATCAATCAGCCAAATGCTTCCCGTGCTGTTGGTACTGCTATTGGCAGTAATCCTGTTGCCTTTCTGATTCCCTGCCACCGGGTGATTCAGGCAAGTGGAACTATTGGAGGCTATATGTGGGGATCAACCCGTAAAACAGCTATGATTGGCTGGGAAGCGGCCAAAACAATTATCACCGATTGA
- a CDS encoding DUF2267 domain-containing protein encodes MTTIIEAHFDEIHPELVDLTRDLHWERDPEKGVRILRTVLHSLRDLLKLDDAIAILMLLPHPMKALFIENWNTADLPSVPPEMCNFVDLIRKKAGKLAFFDFATPADTEKSIEHIFCYIQEKLDIDQVRELQRYLPAMVRPFLCLPSFAG; translated from the coding sequence ATGACTACTATCATCGAAGCACACTTTGACGAAATTCATCCGGAATTGGTTGATCTGACCAGAGACTTACATTGGGAACGAGATCCTGAAAAAGGAGTTCGTATATTACGAACTGTCCTCCACTCACTGAGAGATCTTCTTAAGCTGGATGATGCCATTGCAATTCTGATGTTGCTGCCTCATCCTATGAAAGCTTTGTTTATTGAAAACTGGAATACAGCTGATCTACCTTCTGTCCCTCCTGAAATGTGTAACTTTGTGGATTTGATCCGTAAGAAAGCTGGTAAGCTGGCCTTTTTTGATTTTGCAACTCCTGCAGATACCGAGAAGTCAATAGAACATATATTTTGCTATATACAAGAAAAACTGGATATTGATCAGGTGCGTGAACTGCAACGGTATTTGCCTGCTATGGTACGACCGTTTCTCTGTCTTCCCAGTTTTGCAGGATAG